The Argiope bruennichi chromosome 9, qqArgBrue1.1, whole genome shotgun sequence genome contains a region encoding:
- the LOC129984087 gene encoding stimulator of interferon genes protein-like, which yields MKIKIMPIVRSSIRKSSLCSVILFIIFCSAVFVLCINNEIFSQVLDFRDRRSLLLLCFGVVTIISLSSIISVLLLFGFEDFLNGKNSNVFKRVCEYMMAHEYLCISVCVDVVCYISCIYVGLQLNLTHFLVIISASILFACIIVWTDYDDVDLSSSQNVEKSIGATWAHGAYSAFYKKILVDITLRMSEFEEKNGITLLVKKLVIICPLSCNANGSLDGKGGNIKCEGTLRGIQDDEGGNNNRHLKTNVYKLCEPFVSYIAAEIPSPLATLYEMRDVMDAIVLEYHRKCFVETLKDLLKSYQCIMLEYDDLNSPEPLHSFLLSKLQDGKIKSLSV from the exons atgaagattaaaataatGCCAATCGTTAGATCAAGTATTAGGAAGTCATCTTTGTGTTCtgtcattttattcattattttttgttctgcTGTATTTGTATTATgtatcaataatgaaatatttagccAAGTTTTAGACTTCAGAG atCGAAGATCCTTACTTCTTTTATGTTTTGGTGTAGTTACTATTATTTCCCTCTCTAGTATTATCAGTGTGCTCCTTTTGTTTGGATTTGAAGATTTTCTAAATGgcaaaaattcaaatgtattcaAACGAGTTTGTGAATATATGATGGCTCATGAATATCTTTGTATTTCTGTGTGTGTGGATGTAGTTTGTTACATTTCATGCATATATGTGGGATTACAG ttaaatttgaCTCACTTTCTCGTCATCATTTCTGCCAGTATACTTTTTGCCTGCATAATTGTA tGGACTGATTATGATGATGTTGATCTTTCTTCATCTCAAAATGTGGAGAAAAGCATTGGTGCTACTTGGGCTCATGGTGCTTATTcagctttttataaaaaaattcttgttg atATAACCTTGAGAATGTcagaatttgaagaaaagaatgGTATTACTTTATTGGTCAAGAAACTAGTCATTATATGCCCTTTATCGTGCAATGCCAATGGTAGTTTGGATGGCAAAGGAGGAAATATAAAGTGTGAAGGGACTCTGAGAGGAATACAAGACGATGAAGGTGGCAACAACAATaggcatttaaaaacaaatgtgtaTAAACTCTGTGAACCATTT GTATCGTATATAGCTGCAGAAATTCCGAGTCCACTAGCAACTTTGTATGAAATGAGAGATGTTATGGATGCCATTGTTTTAGAATATCATcgaaaatgttttgttgaaaCGTTGAAGGATCTTTTGAAAAGTTACCAGTGTATTATGTTAGAATATGATG